Genomic segment of Halorussus sp. MSC15.2:
GAGCGAGACCGCCCGCTCGTCGAAGTGGCGGATGAGTTTCATCTCGTGGTACATGTCCAACAGCTCCTCGTCGGAGATGTCGGGCACGTCCACGCCCTCTACCACGTTACCGTCCTCGTCGAGGACCTGTACGCGGTCCGTCGGGTCTTGGTGTACAATGCTCACGGTCGAACCCATCCTAACATATCGAATAGGTCACGGGCACGCATTATAGGGTTTTCGTAACTAACTTTCCATAGGTACGATTCTTACGCCACTTTCCCATCAGAATCCTCATTTCCTCCGACCTAAATCGGCGGTTTCTACATTTTCTGCGAAAGTAATAGACGTTCGTCTGTTAACGTCCCAATTTTGGAGGACTGGATGGACGAACGGCAAGTCTTGCGCGAACCGACGTTCGGTTGCAATTCCACTAGAACCGGTACTCCGAGAACGAAGGCGGAGACGCTACGGAATCGCCCGTAACGGGGAGAAGAACCCACTTAAACCGACGCACGTCGGGTCTCGCGGGCGTCCTCTCCCGCTCGCTCAGACGGAAGCTCTGCGAGCTTCCCTGCGCGCCTGCTCGACAGTCTTGCCGTCCCGGAGGAGCGCGTCCACGAACAGCTCACCCGCCTTGTACGACGACCGGACCATCGGCCCGCTGGCGCAGTAGAGGAAGTCGAGTTCGTCCTCGGCGACCCGCCGCCACGTCTCGAACTTCGAGGGGTGGACGTACGTCTCCACGTCGAGGTGGGTCCGCGACGGTTGGAGGTACTGTCCGAGCGTGACGATGTCCACGTCGGTCTCTCGGAGGTCGCTGAGCGTCTGGTAGACCTCGTGGTCGTACTCGCCGACCCCGAGCATGAGACTGGTCTTCGTGTAGATGTCCGACTCGCGTTCGACCTGTTCGAGGACCGCGAGGCTCTGGTCGTAGCCCGCGCGGGGGTCTCGAACCGGTTGCTGGAGGCGCTCGACCGTCTCGACGTTGTGGGCGATGACGTCGGGTTCGGCGTCGATAATCTTCCGGACGAGGTCCTCCTCGCCCCGGAAGTCCGGGATGAGAACCTCTACGAGAATCGAGGGGTCGCGCTCTTTTATCTCCCGAATCGTCTGGGCGAAGTGGGCCGCGCCCTGCCCCTCCAAGTCGTCGCGGTCCACGGAGGTGAGGACGACGTAGTCGAGACCGATTTCGGCGACGGCGCTCGCTACGTTCGCGGGTTCGTCGGGGTCCAAGGGCTGGCCGCCCCCGGTGTCCACGTCGCAGAACCCGCAGTTGCGGGTACACTGGTCGCCCATCAGCATGAACGTCGCAGTGCCTCCGGAGTCGGAGTTCTTCCCGCTCCAGCACTCGCCGAGGTTCGGGCAGTTGGCCTCCTCGCACACGGTGTTGAGGTCGTGGTCTCGCAGGGTCTGCTTGATACCCGTGAACTCCCGGCCGGATGGCGGTTGCATCTTGAGCCAGTCGGGTTTCCGGCGGCGACTCATTGGCCGTGTGTTGGACGCGGGTGGTGAAAAGGGTGGGGTATTCCCGGTTGGCGGTGGGCATTCGGTCGGTTTTGGCGTCTTCGGCTTTGGTTCTCACATCGTCACGTCGCGAACCAATCGATGTGTCGTTCCGACCGCGAGAAGTAGCGGCGTCGCTCGAAGGTGAAATGAACGACCATCTTCGCCATCCTCGACGGTGACTTCGAACCGCGGCGCGCACGGTAACACCGAGTGAGAACAGTACCTCGTATCCACGAGAATCGGTCAGTGACGTCGAGGTCTCTATACCGATAAGATAGTTAATCGCGGTTCCTCGGTAACGAATCAATTCGACCCCGAGGCTGACCGAATCAGGGCCGACAGAACTCGGCGGAACGGTCCGGAACCCACGTACGACACCGTTCCGTCGCACTAAGCCCCGAATAACAAAGCACGTCAGGTACTTACCCCCGAGCATGAAGACAAACGGACTCGACTGGCTCGCCATCGTTCTGGTCGTCGTGGGGGCGATAACGTGGGGCATCCTCGGCGTCACCGGACTCACGGGCGAGACCATCAACGTCGTCTCGCTGATACTCGAACCCATCTTCAGGCCCGGTCCGGCACAGACCGTCGAGTATCTCATCTACGTTCTCGTCGGCGTCTCGGGCATCTACCTGCTCTACACCGCCTACAAGATGGCGCGGGCGAGTCGTCGGACCAGTCGCGAACGACGACGGCGCGACGCGACGACCAGAACCGACACGACCGCCGATTACACCGACACGGACACCGACAACACGAACACCGAGTCCTAAGCACCCACCGAGCGTTCTCCCAGAGAGAATTACTTCAGGACGAACTGTTCGCGGATAGGCCTGCGGTTCTTCGTCGAAAAACCAGTGACGCCAGCAGTCGGTCGAAACCAAGCGACGTGATGGCGTGTCACTCGGCGCAGTTCCTACGCGCACGAAGGCAGGTGAGTCACTCCTGTCCGTAACCCTCGAACTTCTCGGCCACCTCGGCCATCTCGTCGGCGCTGAGTTGGACGGGGTCGCCCATCGCCTTGGCCTGACAGTAGATTCTGGCCGTGTACTCGACGTTGACCGCAGTTTCGAGCGCGTCGTCGGCGTCCTCGCCCGTCGCGAGTAGACCGTGGTTAGCGAGTAGACACGCCTCGGCGTCGGCGTCTTCCATCGCCGCCACCGCGTTCGCGGCGAGGTCGGCCGTACCGTACGTAGCGTAGTCTGCGACCGGGACCGTGGTTCCGGCCAGCGCGAGCATGTAGTGGACCGGCGGAATCGGTTCGTGCAGAATCGCCAGCGTCGAGGCCCACGGCGAGTGGGTGTGAACTATCGCGCCCGTGTCGAACTCGCGGTAGACCGCGCTGTGCATCGGCGTCTCGCTCGACGGGGCCGTCCCGCCCGCGACCTGTTCGCCGTCCAGCGCGACCACCGGAACGTCTTCGGCGCGGATACGGT
This window contains:
- a CDS encoding class II aldolase/adducin family protein, giving the protein MLGAERRAVATRAPDLASLTPGRTGNLSVRRDDRFAVTPTGVAYDRIRAEDVPVVALDGEQVAGGTAPSSETPMHSAVYREFDTGAIVHTHSPWASTLAILHEPIPPVHYMLALAGTTVPVADYATYGTADLAANAVAAMEDADAEACLLANHGLLATGEDADDALETAVNVEYTARIYCQAKAMGDPVQLSADEMAEVAEKFEGYGQE
- the lipA gene encoding lipoyl synthase is translated as MSRRRKPDWLKMQPPSGREFTGIKQTLRDHDLNTVCEEANCPNLGECWSGKNSDSGGTATFMLMGDQCTRNCGFCDVDTGGGQPLDPDEPANVASAVAEIGLDYVVLTSVDRDDLEGQGAAHFAQTIREIKERDPSILVEVLIPDFRGEEDLVRKIIDAEPDVIAHNVETVERLQQPVRDPRAGYDQSLAVLEQVERESDIYTKTSLMLGVGEYDHEVYQTLSDLRETDVDIVTLGQYLQPSRTHLDVETYVHPSKFETWRRVAEDELDFLYCASGPMVRSSYKAGELFVDALLRDGKTVEQARREARRASV
- a CDS encoding DUF378 domain-containing protein; its protein translation is MKTNGLDWLAIVLVVVGAITWGILGVTGLTGETINVVSLILEPIFRPGPAQTVEYLIYVLVGVSGIYLLYTAYKMARASRRTSRERRRRDATTRTDTTADYTDTDTDNTNTES